Proteins encoded together in one Prunus dulcis chromosome 3, ALMONDv2, whole genome shotgun sequence window:
- the LOC117620947 gene encoding protein QUIRKY-like: protein MSNLKLGVLVVSAHDFIVPKDGQGAACAFVELHFDNQTFQTVTKERDANPVWDQSFYFNISDPKCLPNLTLEAHVYHLKEDSSKSFLGKVCVPARSLFVPYSLQHHPLQKKGILFNSSVKGELGLKVFVTDGDGHDLPMNSGMHDEIESQQPQPEPESKPESSKDDDLSLSSDYLLKETNPYLGGGQIVQGRLVPGDVSTYDLVETMHYLFVLIVKARLDFVLNSEDVAGSLKTYLEIKVGNCNAITKHVERKQNPEWNEVFAFAKDNNLEPSVLDVVVKDDDQFFG from the exons ATGAGCAACCTCAAGTTAGGGGTGTTGGTTGTGAGTGCTCATGACTTTATTGTGCCCAAAGATGGGCAGGGCGCAGCCTGTGCATTTGTGGAGCTCCACTTTGATAATCAGACATTCCAAACCGtcacaaaagaaagagatgcCAATCCTGTTTGGGATCAAAGCTTCTACTTCAACATCTCTGATCCAAAATGCCTACCTAACCTCACTCTTGAAGCTCATGTTTACCACCTTAAAGAAGACAGCTCCAAATCTTTCCTTGGCAAGGTCTGTGTTCCTGCGAGATCTTTATTTGTCCCATACTCTTTGCAGCACCACCCTCTGCAAAAAAAAGGCATTTTGTTTAACTCAAGTGTGAAAGGAGAGCTTGGTCTGAAAGTTTTTGTTACTGATGGAGATGGCCATGACCTTCCAATGAACTCTGGGATGCACGATGAGATTGAGTCTCAACAACCACAGCCTGAACCAGAGTCTAAACCAGAGTCTTCTAAAGATGATGACTTGTCATTGTCTTCGGATTATTTGCTGAAGGAGACAAATCCTTACCTGGGAGGAGGGCAAATTGTTCAAGGTCGATTAGTACCTGGGGATGTCAGCACCTATGACCTTGTTGAAACAATGCATTACCTGTTTGTATTAATTGTGAAGGCCCGGCTTGACTTTGTTTTAAATTCGGAGGATGTGGCAGGGAGCCTTAAAACTTATCTTGAAATAAAAGTTGGGAATTGCAATGCAATTACAAAACATGTTGAGAGAAAACAGAACCCTGAATGGAATGAGGTATTTGCCTTTGCAAAGGACAACAATCTGGAGCCATCTGTATTGGATGTTGTGGTCAAAGATGATGATCAATTTTTTGG GTGA